A genomic segment from Neobacillus sp. YX16 encodes:
- a CDS encoding LacI family DNA-binding transcriptional regulator, which translates to MVNLKDVAKRAGVSVSTASYSINGSTLISDDTKKKVLDAAREIGYRPNGMAKNLKKQKTNIIGLFLSGFSGPFFTEMMEGIQDEVMSKGYELVVCASADRHRLLVESYVDGAIILNYHMEDHLLENLANEKLPIIMLDRELKGPYIKNVLLPNEKGSAMMVNYLISKGHKRIGFIAGSMESYDGETRLKGFIKELKNNNISFLERDLLRAEFTELSGYYQMSSYLEKMGNDLPTAMVCANDEMALGAIRAIQENGLDVPDDIAIVGFDDIYASQNNNPPLTTIKVPRKQWGTIAAQSLFQMLDNQFDFEPEPILVELIGRTSG; encoded by the coding sequence GTGGTTAATTTAAAAGATGTAGCGAAGCGAGCTGGTGTAAGTGTTTCGACTGCCTCCTATTCAATAAATGGAAGCACATTAATTTCAGATGATACAAAAAAGAAAGTGTTGGACGCTGCGAGAGAAATTGGCTATCGTCCCAATGGAATGGCGAAAAATCTTAAAAAACAAAAGACGAATATTATTGGTTTGTTTTTGAGTGGTTTTTCTGGACCGTTTTTCACGGAAATGATGGAAGGCATTCAGGATGAGGTGATGAGTAAAGGATATGAACTTGTCGTTTGCGCATCAGCCGATAGACATCGGCTTCTTGTTGAAAGTTATGTGGATGGGGCAATTATTCTAAATTATCATATGGAAGATCATTTGCTAGAAAACCTTGCCAATGAAAAGCTGCCAATTATCATGCTTGATCGAGAGCTAAAGGGTCCATACATCAAAAATGTTTTGCTCCCAAATGAGAAAGGTTCTGCGATGATGGTTAATTATTTGATCTCAAAAGGTCACAAAAGGATTGGTTTTATCGCAGGATCAATGGAATCATATGATGGAGAAACTCGGTTAAAAGGTTTTATTAAGGAGCTAAAAAATAACAATATTAGCTTTTTAGAGCGGGACCTGCTTCGAGCAGAGTTCACAGAATTAAGCGGTTATTATCAGATGAGCAGCTATTTGGAAAAGATGGGCAATGATTTACCGACTGCAATGGTTTGTGCAAATGATGAGATGGCATTGGGTGCTATCAGAGCCATACAGGAAAATGGATTAGATGTGCCGGATGATATTGCAATAGTTGGATTCGATGATATTTACGCATCTCAAAATAATAATCCCCCACTTACAACAATCAAAGTGCCGAGAAAACAATGGGGGACCATTGCAGCACAATCATTATTTCAAATGCTCGATAATCAATTTGACTTTGAACCGGAGCCTATTTTGGTTGAATTAATAGGCAGAACTTCAGGTTAG
- a CDS encoding beta-galactosidase, with translation MMIRIKDEKICINGKDVLLFGGELHYFRVPKKEWRNRIRQVKEAGANMISTYVPWIFHEIEEGVIDLTGETRPERDLKTFLQLISEEGLYCLVRPGPYVMAEVVDHGVPTWFIENYPEAIAKTNRGENHPTRVVSYMHPVFLEKCEKWYQAVCAIIEPFQVSNHGPVILFQLDNEVGMFHWVTNQPDYNQETLAQFEEYLRKHYSYEEFEKTFRIPFDEIKEFASLMVKKPESIYAHALRNEFGLFFREHYRTFIEHLKHSAEGKGINVPFVVNIHGFHTIDLLKRGTMYPIGISQLLETAKIENVLMAGDYYIGNIEYDNYIDIVLANAFTRAIQWKEQPLFSAEFQGGSIHDKPRLQPTAFDLTTRLCIADGMNGINYYMFAGGENYENIGLFGRRHEWQAPLSASGDKRPHYFVIQHLGEMIKAYENSLIKTKPAADTSIGFYPDYYMTEFYDEHTKSMVETIQHGREAYLYNGIAKGLRTNNIIFEGTNVMSDDEIDPAKVPTLWMFTTKWMDENIQQKLVCYLENGGQLIMFPTIPVKTMKNIPCTVLKDYIGIHIKGHKNHGFACIDEIDNVQVEYMETYEIEEGAFAWSEDADRDVIAFEKRLGKGNLIMFGVGMGFNFNYQFDCIASLAVRSGTKSRFSLEDELDITVRSDSEGGKFYFLNNFDEYKKVTTVNDSGQTLFGGKRFVIPPKSGLILPYNISLREDLSICYGSGEIYRTEQDSDKLVLTFRVTQEEEEFVFESSQWVPYETETASVVKLNGNQYKVVIQSRSESETILFRLKH, from the coding sequence ATGATGATACGGATAAAGGATGAGAAAATATGCATTAATGGTAAGGATGTCCTCCTATTTGGTGGAGAGCTTCATTACTTCCGTGTACCGAAAAAGGAATGGAGAAACAGGATTCGTCAGGTGAAAGAAGCAGGAGCAAACATGATTAGCACCTATGTTCCATGGATCTTTCATGAGATTGAGGAAGGTGTTATTGATCTAACAGGGGAGACAAGGCCTGAAAGAGATCTTAAAACATTTCTTCAACTCATCAGCGAGGAAGGGCTTTATTGCCTTGTAAGACCAGGACCATATGTTATGGCAGAAGTTGTCGATCATGGTGTCCCAACATGGTTCATTGAAAATTATCCCGAAGCTATAGCAAAAACAAATCGGGGAGAAAATCATCCTACTCGAGTTGTTAGTTATATGCATCCTGTTTTCTTAGAAAAATGTGAAAAATGGTATCAAGCAGTCTGTGCCATTATCGAACCGTTTCAGGTTTCAAACCATGGACCAGTTATTTTATTCCAACTCGATAATGAAGTAGGAATGTTCCATTGGGTAACCAATCAGCCAGATTATAATCAGGAAACGCTAGCACAATTCGAAGAATATTTAAGAAAACATTATTCTTACGAAGAATTTGAAAAAACCTTTCGTATTCCCTTTGATGAAATAAAAGAATTCGCCAGTTTAATGGTGAAAAAACCTGAATCGATTTATGCACATGCACTTCGAAATGAGTTTGGATTATTTTTCCGTGAGCATTACCGAACATTCATTGAGCATTTGAAACATTCAGCGGAGGGAAAAGGGATTAACGTACCATTTGTGGTAAATATTCACGGTTTCCATACGATTGATCTGTTAAAAAGAGGAACGATGTACCCTATAGGGATTTCTCAATTACTTGAAACTGCAAAAATTGAGAATGTCTTAATGGCTGGAGATTACTACATTGGCAATATTGAATACGATAACTACATTGATATTGTTCTGGCGAATGCCTTTACACGAGCGATTCAATGGAAAGAGCAGCCTTTATTTTCTGCAGAATTCCAGGGTGGTAGTATTCATGACAAGCCAAGGCTTCAACCGACCGCATTTGATTTAACAACGAGGCTTTGTATCGCTGATGGGATGAATGGTATCAACTATTACATGTTCGCTGGGGGAGAAAATTACGAAAACATAGGATTGTTTGGAAGACGCCATGAGTGGCAGGCACCTCTTTCAGCAAGTGGTGATAAAAGACCGCATTACTTCGTAATTCAGCACTTAGGTGAAATGATAAAAGCATATGAGAACTCTCTCATTAAGACAAAGCCAGCGGCCGACACCTCCATTGGGTTTTACCCTGATTATTACATGACCGAATTCTATGATGAGCATACCAAGAGCATGGTGGAAACAATTCAGCATGGAAGAGAAGCTTACTTATATAACGGTATCGCAAAAGGATTAAGAACCAATAACATCATTTTTGAAGGTACAAATGTAATGAGTGATGATGAGATTGATCCAGCAAAAGTTCCTACACTCTGGATGTTCACTACTAAATGGATGGATGAAAATATTCAACAAAAACTTGTCTGTTATTTAGAAAACGGTGGTCAACTGATTATGTTTCCCACCATCCCAGTTAAAACGATGAAAAATATTCCATGTACCGTTTTGAAGGATTATATCGGTATTCATATTAAAGGACATAAAAACCATGGTTTTGCATGTATTGACGAGATTGATAATGTTCAAGTCGAATATATGGAAACATATGAGATCGAGGAAGGCGCCTTTGCATGGAGCGAAGATGCTGACCGAGACGTAATCGCTTTTGAGAAACGACTTGGAAAAGGAAACTTGATTATGTTTGGCGTCGGCATGGGATTCAATTTTAATTATCAGTTTGATTGTATTGCAAGTCTTGCAGTAAGGTCGGGAACTAAAAGTAGATTTTCACTGGAGGATGAACTGGATATCACTGTTCGGTCTGATTCAGAGGGTGGGAAATTCTACTTCCTAAACAACTTCGATGAATACAAAAAGGTCACAACAGTGAATGATTCTGGACAAACCCTTTTTGGTGGAAAGAGGTTTGTTATTCCTCCCAAGAGCGGACTTATACTGCCATATAACATTTCCTTGAGAGAGGATTTATCCATCTGTTATGGATCAGGAGAAATATACAGAACTGAACAGGATAGCGATAAGTTAGTACTTACCTTTAGAGTCACTCAAGAAGAAGAGGAATTTGTTTTTGAATCCTCTCAATGGGTTCCATATGAAACTGAAACAGCATCTGTAGTGAAGTTGAATGGCAATCAATATAAAGTGGTGATTCAATCAAGGTCTGAAAGTGAAACCATCCTATTCCGACTAAAGCATTAA
- a CDS encoding extracellular solute-binding protein encodes MKKFLAIFAVLTLLFSLAACSSAKETSGEKSKEKDSKKEEVTLSYANWNLGTEEEQNLERLMIKAFQEKYPHIKVEINETVTTKDWNGTLATAASSGTMPDIFALPQIPLALSNDWLLDISELASKDKDFANIPQIVQDSASYNGKMYAVPFGQHFLGYFVNKDLFNAANLDYPEFGTPVEEFISGVKEVTNLSKGIAGINNPSAVVDWYPAAVNSDMGWYTLKDGQYSLDSTEFINAVNLAKEFSTNGYAYDTLTDEQKANFKGKDGNEVFLQGGLAIKWDGTWAAPDLSEKATFDWDFIGLPGGVTAVANDFVGISKSSKHPEEAYLFAKWMSYGKEGYMKRLEIADKEEIVLNTLPITTDEEVLDEFFALVDVPGIRTAYENLDKAILEPVKMVPGYVDARWQALTGVKAGDKANATTGELVDSFVKGQLKVEDYAKQLDQLADQKSVEAQEALKNK; translated from the coding sequence ATGAAAAAGTTTTTAGCGATTTTTGCAGTTTTAACCCTACTTTTTTCTCTAGCAGCTTGTAGCAGTGCTAAAGAAACAAGTGGTGAAAAATCTAAGGAGAAAGATAGTAAAAAAGAAGAAGTAACCCTTTCGTATGCAAACTGGAATTTAGGAACGGAAGAGGAGCAAAATTTAGAAAGGTTAATGATTAAAGCATTCCAAGAGAAATACCCGCATATCAAAGTTGAAATCAATGAAACAGTTACTACAAAAGATTGGAATGGGACATTAGCTACCGCAGCAAGCAGTGGCACAATGCCGGATATATTTGCCTTACCGCAAATCCCACTAGCGTTATCTAATGATTGGTTATTAGATATATCGGAACTGGCTTCAAAGGATAAAGATTTTGCAAATATTCCTCAAATAGTTCAAGATTCTGCTTCTTATAACGGAAAAATGTACGCAGTGCCTTTTGGACAGCATTTTCTCGGTTATTTTGTAAACAAGGATTTATTTAATGCAGCAAATTTAGATTATCCTGAATTTGGAACGCCTGTTGAAGAATTCATTTCTGGAGTTAAAGAAGTTACAAATTTAAGCAAAGGTATTGCAGGTATAAACAATCCTTCGGCAGTAGTTGATTGGTATCCTGCTGCTGTAAATTCAGACATGGGTTGGTACACATTAAAAGATGGCCAATACTCATTAGATAGCACAGAGTTTATTAATGCGGTAAATCTAGCAAAAGAATTTAGTACAAACGGTTATGCTTATGACACATTAACAGATGAGCAAAAAGCGAATTTTAAAGGTAAAGATGGAAATGAAGTGTTCCTTCAAGGTGGACTCGCTATTAAGTGGGACGGAACATGGGCTGCTCCAGACTTATCTGAAAAAGCAACGTTTGATTGGGACTTTATTGGTCTTCCTGGCGGTGTAACAGCAGTAGCAAATGACTTTGTAGGAATTTCTAAATCAAGTAAACATCCTGAAGAGGCTTATCTTTTTGCTAAATGGATGTCATATGGTAAAGAAGGCTATATGAAACGTTTAGAAATTGCAGACAAAGAAGAAATCGTTTTAAACACATTGCCAATTACAACTGACGAGGAAGTTCTTGATGAATTTTTTGCCTTGGTGGATGTACCTGGAATTCGCACAGCATATGAAAACCTAGATAAGGCAATCCTTGAACCTGTAAAAATGGTACCTGGATATGTTGATGCAAGATGGCAGGCACTTACTGGTGTTAAAGCAGGTGATAAGGCAAACGCAACTACAGGGGAATTAGTGGATAGCTTTGTTAAAGGCCAACTTAAAGTTGAAGACTACGCAAAACAACTTGATCAATTAGCAGATCAAAAAAGTGTTGAAGCACAAGAAGCTTTAAAAAATAAGTAA
- a CDS encoding extracellular solute-binding protein: MKSRILFWSVIMLFFIFPQGFASAEKNNSDKVPAENVVEERYHSVLEKWKKEGIKGASKFEVSVPSSIATNLDKQNLLPKSESKGYGDSVFYWHNQQSISYEIDVPEEGLYELSFDYYPLGNGVVPIEGSILVNGEFPFYESRRIVFPVTWKNKLNTFGQDRFGNDIIPEQMTVMNWSSIKVEDASQLQPEPLKYDLKKGKNTIELSNLQGEMLVGKLEVTSLSKTPSYKEYLEKNKNKKLVNDLIMNEAERNYTKNSSYIRPFASTDPSSVPSNPKNLLLNSLGGDSWNTSGQEVNWNVKIEKDGFYQLTFKVQQNKQTGAPVFRKLLIDGEVPFSEVAPFTFEFNKKWSNVTLSNHKEEPFLFYLTKGEHVIGLEADASPVERVTNTTNEVMKEIEELSLSIKKLTGNQTDRSRGWKISEFIPDIEQRVIQWADTLEKENEYLGTLSKSEKSSKEMVSLQMAAKKLKTLSEEPDEIPNRLTELSEGSSSVAQLLGDLLVDLPKQPLLIDRFYIHGEQELPSAEIGFFQKTWDGIERFVLSFSAGNYSVSNTDDKTIEVWVNQPRQYVEQIQNLADRTFTPETGISVKFSIMPEEQKLILANAANKQPDVALGISNWLPYELAIRDAAVDLHQFEDFEAYSKQFSPGAFLPFIIEDSVYALPETQDFYVQFYRKDILDALNLPVPDTWDDVISILPELQRFGMNYYTPISGASGFKPFQSTAPFIYQFEGDLYEKDGMKTAIGSEEALKGIQFMADLNTIYSLPLQVPNFYNHFRYGTLPIGIANFTTYIQLTSAAPEIAGWWNISPFPGVKQADGTIERWATGSGRSAMIFKGTKDREKSWELLKWWMSTETQTEFASSLQNLYGPEYMWNTANLQAFKNLPWPEEHKDTIIKQWEFLQEVPKTPGTYMVERELSNIWNRIVFDGENTRSAVDDSIIAIDREMSRKMEEFGYMKNGKMVKPYPIPTIEQVESWAGEENDKK; this comes from the coding sequence ATGAAGTCTAGGATATTATTTTGGTCGGTTATTATGCTGTTCTTCATCTTCCCACAAGGTTTTGCATCTGCTGAAAAAAATAACAGTGATAAAGTGCCTGCCGAAAATGTTGTAGAAGAACGCTATCATTCCGTCCTTGAAAAGTGGAAAAAAGAAGGAATTAAGGGCGCCTCGAAATTTGAGGTGTCTGTTCCTTCATCAATTGCCACTAATCTAGACAAACAGAATCTTTTGCCGAAATCTGAAAGCAAAGGATATGGGGATAGTGTTTTCTATTGGCATAACCAGCAATCAATTTCCTATGAAATTGATGTACCTGAGGAAGGGTTATATGAACTTTCTTTTGATTATTATCCATTAGGCAATGGGGTTGTTCCAATAGAGGGCTCAATCCTGGTGAATGGTGAATTTCCTTTTTATGAAAGCAGGCGAATTGTATTTCCGGTTACCTGGAAAAACAAACTAAATACTTTTGGTCAAGACAGATTTGGTAATGATATTATTCCTGAACAAATGACTGTCATGAACTGGAGCAGTATCAAGGTAGAAGATGCAAGCCAACTCCAGCCTGAGCCATTAAAGTATGATTTAAAAAAGGGAAAAAACACAATTGAACTTTCCAACCTTCAGGGAGAAATGCTGGTTGGAAAGTTAGAAGTCACCTCGCTCTCAAAGACGCCTTCTTATAAAGAGTATTTAGAAAAAAATAAAAATAAAAAGCTAGTTAATGATTTAATCATGAATGAAGCTGAAAGGAATTATACAAAGAACAGTTCCTACATCAGACCTTTTGCTTCTACTGATCCATCATCCGTGCCAAGTAATCCTAAGAATTTATTATTAAATTCACTTGGTGGTGACTCTTGGAATACAAGCGGACAAGAAGTGAACTGGAACGTAAAAATCGAAAAAGATGGCTTTTACCAGCTGACCTTTAAAGTTCAACAGAATAAACAGACTGGTGCACCTGTCTTTCGAAAATTGTTAATAGACGGTGAGGTCCCTTTTTCTGAAGTGGCTCCTTTCACATTCGAATTTAATAAAAAGTGGTCAAATGTTACGCTAAGTAACCACAAGGAAGAGCCATTTTTATTCTATTTAACGAAGGGTGAACACGTAATTGGTTTGGAAGCTGATGCTTCACCAGTAGAAAGAGTAACAAATACCACAAATGAGGTTATGAAAGAAATTGAAGAATTATCTCTTTCTATTAAAAAACTAACAGGAAACCAAACGGATCGATCCCGCGGCTGGAAAATAAGTGAATTTATACCGGATATTGAACAACGTGTGATTCAATGGGCTGATACTCTAGAAAAAGAAAATGAGTATTTAGGGACTTTGAGTAAATCTGAAAAAAGTTCAAAAGAAATGGTTTCTCTACAAATGGCAGCTAAGAAACTAAAGACATTAAGTGAAGAACCAGATGAAATCCCAAATAGATTGACAGAACTTTCAGAAGGTTCTTCATCAGTAGCTCAATTGCTTGGGGACCTGCTGGTTGATTTACCAAAGCAGCCTTTACTGATTGATCGCTTTTATATCCATGGAGAACAAGAATTGCCATCAGCAGAGATTGGTTTTTTTCAAAAAACGTGGGATGGAATTGAACGGTTTGTCCTGTCATTTTCAGCAGGAAATTATTCCGTTTCAAATACCGATGATAAAACAATAGAGGTCTGGGTGAACCAACCACGCCAATATGTAGAGCAAATCCAAAATTTAGCTGATCGGACCTTTACACCAGAAACAGGAATTTCTGTTAAGTTTTCTATAATGCCAGAAGAGCAAAAATTAATTCTGGCAAATGCTGCTAACAAACAGCCGGACGTTGCTCTTGGAATTAGTAACTGGCTGCCATACGAATTAGCTATTCGAGACGCTGCAGTAGATTTACATCAATTCGAAGACTTTGAGGCCTATAGTAAACAATTCTCACCAGGAGCATTTTTACCTTTTATCATTGAGGATTCTGTATACGCTCTGCCCGAAACACAGGATTTCTATGTTCAGTTTTATCGCAAAGATATACTTGATGCTTTAAATCTTCCTGTACCGGATACCTGGGATGATGTTATTAGTATTTTACCAGAGTTACAACGATTCGGGATGAATTATTACACACCTATTTCAGGAGCTTCAGGATTTAAACCGTTCCAATCAACTGCTCCATTCATTTATCAATTCGAGGGAGACCTTTATGAAAAGGATGGAATGAAGACTGCGATTGGAAGTGAAGAAGCGTTAAAAGGCATTCAATTCATGGCGGATCTGAATACCATCTATAGCTTACCTCTGCAGGTTCCAAATTTCTACAATCACTTTAGATATGGGACACTGCCTATTGGAATTGCAAATTTTACAACCTACATTCAATTGACATCAGCAGCACCTGAAATTGCCGGATGGTGGAATATCTCACCTTTTCCGGGAGTGAAGCAGGCGGATGGAACGATAGAACGTTGGGCGACAGGTTCTGGTCGGTCGGCAATGATTTTCAAAGGTACAAAAGACCGTGAAAAATCATGGGAACTATTAAAATGGTGGATGTCTACTGAGACGCAAACAGAATTTGCTTCCAGTCTGCAAAACCTTTATGGGCCAGAATACATGTGGAATACGGCCAATCTTCAGGCGTTTAAAAATCTGCCTTGGCCTGAAGAACATAAAGATACGATTATTAAGCAATGGGAATTTTTACAGGAAGTACCGAAAACACCAGGTACTTACATGGTAGAACGTGAGTTAAGTAACATCTGGAATCGGATTGTTTTCGATGGGGAAAATACAAGATCTGCGGTTGATGACTCAATCATAGCCATTGATAGAGAGATGAGCCGCAAAATGGAGGAGTTTGGCTATATGAAGAACGGTAAAATGGTTAAGCCGTATCCAATCCCTACCATTGAACAAGTGGAAAGTTGGGCAGGCGAAGAAAATGACAAAAAATAA
- a CDS encoding sugar ABC transporter permease, with protein sequence MTKNKRDLSQWFFLGPYILFFTAFIVIPVGAGILLSFTYFNAIEAPTFIGLSNYVSLITQDEVFMQKILPNTLTFALIVGPGGYILSFILAWSLAQVPKKIRTVLALIIYSPSMTAGVAMAVVWTIIFSGDQTGYLNSMLITMGVLLEPIQWLQSPEYLMKIMILVTLWGSMGVGFLAMLSGVLNINSEIYEAGYIDGIKNRFQEVIYITIPSMKPQMLFGAVMAVVGTFQAGAIGVALSGANPTPQYAGQLMVNHLEDFGFIRYEMGYAAAISVVLLIVVYAFSKVAWRLFGEKD encoded by the coding sequence ATGACAAAAAATAAACGAGATTTAAGTCAATGGTTTTTTCTTGGTCCATATATACTCTTTTTTACGGCTTTTATCGTTATACCAGTTGGTGCAGGCATACTATTGTCCTTTACCTACTTCAATGCCATTGAGGCACCAACTTTTATTGGGTTAAGCAACTACGTAAGCCTAATAACTCAAGATGAAGTGTTTATGCAAAAGATATTGCCAAATACTTTGACCTTTGCATTAATTGTGGGTCCAGGGGGATATATACTTTCATTTATCCTCGCCTGGTCTTTAGCACAGGTTCCAAAAAAAATAAGAACGGTGCTTGCTTTAATTATCTATTCACCTTCCATGACAGCCGGGGTTGCTATGGCTGTCGTATGGACCATTATCTTTAGCGGAGATCAAACGGGATATTTAAACAGTATGCTCATCACAATGGGAGTACTGTTAGAGCCGATCCAATGGCTTCAATCGCCCGAATATTTAATGAAAATTATGATTCTTGTTACTCTATGGGGCAGTATGGGGGTAGGATTTTTGGCGATGCTATCTGGCGTCCTTAATATCAATAGTGAAATCTATGAAGCTGGTTATATTGATGGAATTAAGAATCGATTCCAAGAGGTAATCTACATTACCATTCCTTCAATGAAACCGCAAATGCTGTTCGGTGCGGTTATGGCTGTAGTAGGAACATTTCAGGCCGGTGCCATTGGGGTTGCACTTTCAGGAGCAAACCCTACACCACAGTATGCAGGTCAGCTGATGGTAAACCACTTAGAAGACTTTGGCTTCATCCGTTACGAAATGGGCTATGCAGCAGCGATATCGGTTGTGCTATTAATCGTTGTTTATGCATTCTCTAAAGTAGCTTGGAGGCTATTTGGAGAAAAGGATTAA
- a CDS encoding carbohydrate ABC transporter permease: MSAFHGTKMNPSKFHKSQLKFLVFLIPLAVFMALPIVYVFFHAFKPIDELFAYPPRFFVEKPTWQNFADLFGRANASGVPMSRYLFNSIVITLIVVFLTIIISTMAGYALSKKEFKLKKTIFEINTLALMFVPAAVAIPRYLIIDELGLINNFLVHILPLLAMPIGLFLVKQFIDQIPNELIEAAKLDGASDIHIFTKIIIPLVKPAIATIAILSFQLVWNSVESSTFYVNDEGLKTFSFYMSTLTSQATGNVVAGQGMAAAASLIMFVPNLIIFIVLQSQVMNTMAHSGIK; the protein is encoded by the coding sequence ATGTCAGCCTTTCATGGAACAAAAATGAATCCATCAAAGTTTCATAAAAGCCAACTTAAGTTTCTTGTTTTTTTAATTCCGTTGGCAGTATTTATGGCTTTACCGATTGTTTATGTATTTTTCCATGCATTTAAACCAATTGATGAGCTGTTTGCCTACCCGCCGCGTTTTTTCGTCGAAAAGCCTACATGGCAAAATTTTGCTGACTTGTTTGGGCGAGCAAACGCGTCTGGGGTGCCAATGTCTCGGTACTTATTTAATAGTATAGTTATTACTCTAATAGTAGTCTTTTTAACTATTATTATTAGTACGATGGCTGGATACGCTTTATCAAAGAAAGAATTCAAATTAAAAAAGACAATCTTTGAGATTAATACGCTTGCTTTAATGTTTGTTCCTGCAGCAGTTGCAATCCCAAGATACTTAATAATAGATGAATTAGGATTGATTAATAACTTTTTAGTTCATATTCTTCCTTTGCTAGCTATGCCAATCGGACTGTTTCTAGTTAAGCAGTTTATCGATCAAATACCTAATGAACTAATTGAAGCGGCGAAATTAGATGGCGCATCGGATATACACATCTTTACAAAAATTATCATACCACTAGTAAAGCCTGCTATTGCAACCATTGCGATATTATCGTTTCAGTTAGTTTGGAATAGTGTTGAAAGTTCGACATTTTATGTAAATGATGAAGGATTAAAAACCTTTTCTTTCTATATGTCGACACTAACTTCACAGGCTACGGGAAATGTTGTTGCCGGACAAGGCATGGCAGCAGCTGCTTCATTAATCATGTTCGTTCCGAACTTAATTATTTTTATCGTACTTCAAAGTCAGGTTATGAATACAATGGCGCATTCTGGTATTAAGTAA